A stretch of DNA from Solea solea chromosome 20, fSolSol10.1, whole genome shotgun sequence:
GTCAACTGCACAAAACTCAGGCTTTCATGCACAAGATAATATTGTCATTAACATCTCTTTATTTAGGATGAAATAGGAAATAAGGCATCTTGCAGAGCAAAGATATGTTTATGCtatagcttgtgtgtgtgtgtgtgtgtgtgtgtgaaatgtgtcaaCTCCCTTTGTTTCTCCCAATAAACACACGCAATACTGACACACAACTTTCACTGCATCCATAACAATGTCACGACCAAGCAGCCGGTACTTAAATTTGGGGATTTGAGTAACtcaaacaactaaataaatCGCTTTGAGCAGTTCCTAAATTTAAACTATGGACAGGAAGTGAGTCTAAATCTGTTTCCTTCTACAGCATTGTTCCTCCCCAGTGATTGGTCGCTGGCGATTGTTCACCCTCACAATGAGGCTGCAGTGGGCAttgttgcattgttttgtttttttgtccaggCTGCCTTGTGTTTTGTAGCCCTAATGTCATGGCTGTCTCATCAAAGGCCAGTAAAGGATGAGGGGAAGTGGGCAAAAAGCGCCTGCTGAACGGTTGGAGTCATTTAAGTGTGCGGGTACCATTTATAGTATCGCAGAGAGTTCGGCCTGTGTGGAGTGTGATAACTGtgataagagtgtgtgtgtgtgggggggagtaAAGGTCAATAAGAATATTTTAGTTTTGGGGTGTTTTCCAAGTTACTCAAAGACACTTTAGGTATGAAGCttaaacaatacaataaaaccatGGACAagcatgtcatttaaaataaaatcttagATGAATTTTGAATCACAGAGAATTGATTTGAAGGAGAAGGTCCTGTCACCTCAGGTTGGGGATTTGGTCCTAATTGGCGGCAAGGAGATGGGTTAGTGTCAAGGTTAATTTCAACTTCAGGGTTTGACATGCTGTGCTTTCAGACATGGTCTTTGCATACATTGGTTGTAACAATGTTTTTTGAGTTACTGGAATTTGTAGAAAGGGTTGTACATGACAATTCTGTAGAACAGCAGGTTATGAAACACATAGACCAGCCCATCTGGCAACAACAACTCTGCTATGTTCAAAGTTACTAACGTGACCTATTCTGATGCTTATGTCGAGTCTGTGTGTAGGTTTGATAAGGTTCTGGATTCTGTGTACTGAGTGTGCTGTTTAATAAAGGGAAGTGGTGCCCTTCCAAAAATGCAGACGGCTCTATTGTTTCTGCAGCAGAGCAAACGCCGTCTCCGGCCTGTCCACTCAGGATATTCGATGtacctccttaaaaaaaaaatagccagCATCACCCCACACCCATCATCCCCATCATCCAGCAAAAACAATGGAAGTCCTCCCAACTCCCTACTCTTTTCCCATGATCCTCAGAGTTTGGTTCCCACAGTACTGTCCAGTTCGAGGAGTCCGGGCCATTGTTAAGGCTCCTGATCTGTCCTATGATTGTTCCcagaagacacacatacacctttcacacacacacacacacacacacctcacccccacctcctcttcctcactagTTTCAAATGGAAACTTCCACCAGATTGAAGTAATCACCACTCTTCACATGCTCGACAGGGGTCACTGGAGTGGAGCGTGTCATTCCACTGATAGCAAAGTTTGAGAGCCAGCTGATGATCGCTGATAGCCCAGCAGCATTTACCCGTCTGGTGCCAATGTAAATCTGGATCTCATAATGTTTCCCCATTTCACTGGCAGGCAAGGAAACATAGCAGAACAGATACTGGCATCCTGGAAAAGTTATCGTTTATTAGAAGAGCTCTGGCCCTTTCTGTTTCATtattaacacaacaaaatatggCCTTGCTAAAAGCGATAGTGTTCATGTTTTCTGATTCAGTGTTGTTTACAACACCAATAACCTAACCATCAACACTGACATAATCTAGAATGCAGGGTACTTCATGTGGAATAAAAGTACTTATCCACATATCCAAGCAATATGAAATTGTTTTAATCACAACGATATACAGTTTTTCCACAGGTAAAAGATCTATGATAGACCAGCATAAATACCTGTGACGTCACTGAAGAGATTGCGAGACAAGAGAGACAGCTGCCCTTaaaaggagaaacaaaacattagCCACATGTTGTTCTACTGATGTGTTCAAGGGGAATGTTTTCATTCAGCTAAGTTGCTGTGGGTATGACACTTTGGTGGCTTGATTCATGTCAAACACTGTACCCAGTGAGCCATTCTACAAATATAGATTTACTAATCAAAGACTAACACTATTACCAGGACAGACATGAAGGAAACTTGAAGGTCATTATTATTGGAGTGAATGCAGTTACACTGCaagtaatattttttataataaagcAGGTTTAGTTGCTAAGAAAACAGTGCTAGAAAAACATATTTGGCTTATCTTTGAATGGCTTTGGCTTAATCGTAATAATAATCTTAAcatatatagattatatatacatatatacgtacatccatcttctacaactttattctccacagaAAGGTCATGGGGGGAGATATGCcaacctcagctgacatagggcataCAGTttgctagtccatcacagggtagcgacaaacaacaattcactctcacacctatggtcaattcagagcgtccaatttaccatatccccatattgcatgttttctgactatgggaggaagctggagaacctgcaGTAAATCCACGCACACAGGGGGagtacatgcaaactccatacataAAACTCCAGAAATGCCCTTGGGTTTGATTACAGTTCAAGCAACAAATTATGATGGTTAATTTTTAGCCATTTCTCATCTAATATCTTCAAGCAATAGTGGTTCAGAAGCAGGACAACGTGCactttttttggaaaataaataaaatttaaaaaacacctCAGGGTTTGCCATTTAATCTTAACCATTAGGGACTTTACAccagattttaaaaaagaaaagaaaaaagatagtCACAGTCAAGTCAGCTCAAGTGTTTCACatctgaaaaacatttttatctaATTTATTAATTGtactttctttttattataCTTTACGACTTTGTGTTACCTCAGTCATACGTGTGCCACAGGTCAAACTTGAAAAGGTCAATAGGTGGGTAATTTGTCCATTCATCGTTGCTTTGTCTGCAGTGTTCCCTCAAAGGTAATTTCCTTCACAGAATTGAATGAGCGGAGTCACTATTTCCTTCCTTTGCATTTGATATCACTTCATGTCCTTGACAGCATTGTTATATGTTATCAAGGAGGATTAGATTCATATTCAGACCTGAACAATGCTCTTGAAactcaaatgacaaaaaaaattaaaactagGACAATACCTGACATCAACTAAATGGTCAACCAGACACACAATTTAAGGAAAAGTTAACAAATTTATTTTCGCCTCCAtcaattacacacacaatttaaaacGTTGGGTTGCACAATCCTGACTGCTAAAATGAAAGTATTGTATAAATGGACTAAGCAGCTTAAACTTCCTGAGAGACCTCCCACACTGCTGGATTGTTAAGTCACATATACAATCAAAAGGTTACAACAAAGCCCCATCGTTCGTCCTCCACTTTTATGTTCACAATCAGATGTTCAGTCTCCAATAGAAAGAAAAGATTAAAGGAGAAAGACCAGTGTGAGACGGCCCTGCAACATGAAAATCATTTGTATGTAAGACCTGACATTTCTGTGATTAAGAAACAAAGTCACAATAAATTATGGCAGTGGCTGAATAAAGTGGACAATTGTCCCTCTTTTCCTCAAGCTGGACAACAAATGGATAACAGAGTTACAACTTGTACACAGTTTAAAGCCAGAACACCCAAAACTTATATGGTTTaaggtgttttatttacagtaactTGCTTTAATTATCGATCAGTGCACGTACGGGCATGTGCGACATCAAACGAAAGGCCAGAGATTCCCATATAACATGTACATGGTATACTTGCCGTCTTACTACATCCCCCATTGTTCTCGAAAGTGTCTGACATAACAGAGTCCAGCTGAAGATGTTTGATGGCCACCAGTGTGGAAAAACATGGCTGAGTTGGATTGGGACATTGTGTTTTTGCCCTGTGCCTCACCCATTTTTCTCCCAGTGCAACATCCTACTGCTGAGAAAAGGGCAAACGCGAGTCTTTACCCCAGCAAAGGTTAGCTCTTTTCAGGTCGGTTCCTGTCCAGAGCTGCTTTAGGTGTAAATTCAAGTTTCTCTTTGAGGCTAAGCACCTTTGTGCTGTCCATACCGACTTGTTCCTGAAGCTTCCTTTCTTCCCTGAGCTCTAAGAcgctcttctcctcttcccccCGATGTTTTGGGGTCCCTCTGATGAACCACTCCAGGTGGTAGCCCACGGCTCCGACTACAAAGGCAACAGGAAAGGTGACATAAGGAGCATAGGTCCGCATTGCGGTCCACACTATAGGCCACATGACTGCGCAGCAGTCCCAACTGCATCATTGaggaaaacagaataaaaaattTTGATTAATTTTAGCACAATAAATCATTACAGTActataataatgattaaaaaaaattaaccaaATTACAGACAGGTTACCTAACTAGTTCAGATTAAAAATGTGATGATTTCTTCTGTAATGGCTCCCCCTTGTGCTTTTTCTGACAGTAACACCAAATTGTTTTTGCTACAGCAAACATGAATGTAATTGAATTCAGTTTGTCTTATCAGCCTAATAAAAGAAcatgccattaaaaaaaacaaaaccaaatcacACCGTATACAGGCATTACACCACAAGGGGTTGAGGAAATAATTGGAAACGTGTTGCCCCACTGTTCATTCTCAGTGAACCGTCTGTCCTTGCACTGTCCTTCACACAGCGCTGgcatagaaaataaacaaatggcgAAACGGAGAAATAAAGTCTAAATGCACAAAGAAAATTGAGACACTTTCCCAAACGTAAATGGATAAAAGCATCGACTCATGTTCGCATTCCTTCACGTTATACCAACATTGAGTATTACGTTGTCGTGGAACGGTCTCGTGTTTATCACGTACAAAAGTTACAGCTTCAAAAAGCTGTAACTTCGAAAACTTCCCGTTGTTCAGACGTAACATGCATGCCGAATTGAATAACGGCAATTCAAGATTCGCAAAAGTATTCATTCGTGTTAGAGAACGCATCGATTACTTTGTACACGGGCAGGAAAAACTAAATCGTCAAGTTCCTTACGGGGTTTGGCGTGGGGCAGGTCCAAACGTTCACCTCACGAGGAAACTACTTGGTGCAAGGCTTCAACGCATTTCACGCGTTATTCATGAAACAGAAGGTTCTTGCTTAACACAAGTATTATAGGACTattgaaaaatattaaatatctcGGAGTTACAAAGTCATTCAATCACATTGCTAGTAACCGGCAGGCTAACTTAAGCTATATTAATGGCAAATGTTAGTGTTAAGAGCCGAGGAGTATCTGCTGCTTTTACTTAAAAACAagagtctgagtgtgtgtgtatgactccGTGTGTTTAAATGAACATTAACCTGAATTCGTATCATTTGTCTTCACTCACCTTTAGCACGTTGATTTTCCAGCTGCGGCAGTGGAAGATACGCAACTTCCGGTcttcctgccttttttttcattggtTGTTGAGTCGTGTGCTGTAACCAAGAAGGTTTTCAGCAACGTTTCCCTCAGTGTTTCAGCGCCGCCTGCTGATTGAAAAGCTGTACTACAAGTCCActttctgtctcaccaaagTGAATAAACAATACATGCTACTATCATTGCTGGTGCTGACAGTTGATGGTGCCAGAAAACCTTAACATCTTAGGAAGCtcccttttaaaataaaacacagcggTGTTTGTCCTCCCCTAAAGCAGTGACTGTGAgtcataaaaatataatatttttctgtgttatGTTCAAACATTAAATAGTATTGGAGAACAAAATCCTCCCATCCAGGCATTCTCCTGAAAGACTGACAGAATTGTGTAACGTGTTGACAAGGCATGAGCTATGCTTTATGGATGACAAAGCCCTCAACTGTCAGGATGacattctctcttttcttttttagtttaaaaGCAGAGTTTGGCATTTAAAGACGGCCCCTTTGAGGACTTGGTTTACTCTAAAATTACAGTTTTTGgaaaagaggcagagagaacTGTGTTCATTTCAGTCACACAGCAGGTGATGACAGAAGATTGACTACAAGGGGGAGAAAATGTTCGACTGTAGTGTAAGTGTTCTTTGTAACGCTCTGTGTGATTGATGATGCTGGATCTTTCCACAAGGCCAATCTACAACCACTGGATGTAGCCCAGCATACAGCAATGACCAGTTCAGACTCATTGGTCTTTTGTGCAGGGGCCGAGAGTGAAAATAAGTGTCATTTCCAAACGTTTTTTATATGAAATTAGTGCTGAAATGCTTGTGATTAACAGAATTATGTGTGGGTGATTACGCGTCACGCACTGGCATTTGATCAACCCTATCAGATAAAGTGAAATGTGCTCATCCCTGGGGGGGAAAACATCATCACTGGTGCCAGTTCTGCTTTCCTACCAACCTTAGCAGAGGCAGGATTATTTCATCTGTCGCTGTTTATTAGTACATGAGATTGAGAGTCGCGCTAGACAAGCTGTTCATGTAAAAGTACAACCTTCTTATCAATCCAAATAACAGACTGAGGCTGACTGAGTGGATTGTCACATCCTCTCTAACTGAAGCCTCTGCAAGTTAATTACAGATGTCAGGCATGGTCAGTGGTGGAAGAATTCTTCATTACACAGGAAATGACAGTCAGAGCTTGGGTTTAGTCACTGCTGAATTATATACTGTAAGCCAGAAAAAGGCTGCTGCTTGGCTCTCTGTGGGCTGACAGCTTAAGGCATGGTTCACTTTTGGCTGACCCTGGAAGTCCCCAAACTCAAGTCTTTTGAAATTGGCCCAGACTCTTCATCACATCTATGTTCAGGTGATGTGATGAAGGtacagggtgggtgggtgggtggtaGGGGAAATATGACTCAAAGTGTTCTTAAGGAGCTGGGAAAGCTAAGTTTAGCTTCGGATTAAGATGGAAGGAGGGGAGTTAGGAGGAGATGGATGTGCGATATGACCAAAGAGGACGCACAAGAGGATTTGATAGATTGCCTGTGATTT
This window harbors:
- the smim12 gene encoding small integral membrane protein 12, which codes for MWPIVWTAMRTYAPYVTFPVAFVVGAVGYHLEWFIRGTPKHRGEEEKSVLELREERKLQEQVGMDSTKVLSLKEKLEFTPKAALDRNRPEKS